The following proteins are encoded in a genomic region of Thalassophryne amazonica chromosome 5, fThaAma1.1, whole genome shotgun sequence:
- the LOC117509910 gene encoding netrin-G2-like yields the protein MGDRERGGLITYWQTITWSRYPDPLLANVTLSWNKSFELTDDITVTFKYGRPTSMVLEKSLDKGLTWQPYQYYADDCMEAFGMTPKSILDLAPSNLTRVICTEEYSRWVGVKV from the exons ATGGGAGACAGGGAAAGAGGTGGGCTCATCACTTACTGGCAGACAATCACATGGTCCAGATACCCTGATCCACTTTTGGCCAACGTCACACTGTCATGGAACAAGAGTTTTGAGCTGACTGATGACATCACTGTGACATTCAAGTATGGCCGTCCAACTAGCATGGTTCTGGAGAAATCCCTGGACAAAG GCCTGACGTGGCAGCCATATCAATACTATGCTGACGACTGCATGGAAGCATTTGGCATGACACCGAAAAGCATCTTGGACCTTGCACCAAGCAACCTGACACGGGTTATCTGCACAGAGGAGTACTCCCGTTGGGTTGGGGTCAAGGTATAG